One window of Nymphaea colorata isolate Beijing-Zhang1983 chromosome 11, ASM883128v2, whole genome shotgun sequence genomic DNA carries:
- the LOC116264448 gene encoding lipid phosphate phosphatase 2-like isoform X1, with amino-acid sequence MAVCGNKMQLYRLRLRLWDQMREVHLGSHTIRSHGVRVARNHMHDWLILFLLIIIDVILNVIQPFYRFVGEDMMSDLKYPLKSNTVPFWAVPMIAILLPMGIFLLYYIYRKDVYDFHHAILGLLFSVLVTAVITDAIKDAAGRPRPDFFWRCFPDGIGVYDHLTRNVVCHGNKSVIREGHKSFPSGHTSWSFAGLGFLSLYLSGKIKAFDQSGHIAKLCIVFLPLLAAAFVGVSRVDDYWHHWQDVFAGGLLGFVVAMFCYLQFFPAPYHTDGWGPYAYFQMLTESRTAVEQPVTANSACTQTRDMEIVDQQAQTATATEVSVVHGNGTEAV; translated from the exons ATGGCGGTTTGTGGGAACAAAATGCAGCTGTACCGGTTAAGGCTTCGACTGTGG GACCAAATGAGGGAGGTTCATCTGGGATCGCATACTATAAGATCTCATGGGGTTCGAGTGGCTAGAAACCATATGCATGACTGGCTTatactttttcttctcatcatAATCGATGTCATCTTGAATGTCATACAGCCATTTTATCGCTTTGTAGGGGAGGATATGATGTCTGACCTGAAATACCCACTGAAAAGCAACACGGTCCCATTTTGGGCTGTTCCA ATGATTGCAATTTTGTTGCCTATGGGGATCTTTCTTCTGTACTATATCTACCGGAAGGATGTTTATGATTTTCATCATGCTATTCTAG GCCTTCTGTTCTCAGTTCTAGTAACTGCAGTTATAACTGATGCAATCAAAGATGCAGCGGGCCGCCCTCGTCCAGACTTCTTCTGGCGTTGCTTCCCTGATGGAATCGGT GTCTATGATCATCTTACCAGGAATGTTGTTTGTCATGGCAATAAGAGTGTTATAAGAGAGGGACATAAAAGCTTTCCAAGTGGCCATACTTCAT GGTCCTTCGCAGGTCTTGGTTTCCTGTCGCTGTACTTATCTGGGAAAATTAAAGCATTTGATCAGAGTGGTCATATCGCAAAGCTATGCATAGTCTTCCTTCCCTTGCTGGCAGCTGCATTTGTTGGAGTTTCACGGGTAGATGATTATTGGCATCATTGGCAGGATGTGTTCGCTGGAGGACTTCTAG GCTTTGTAGTAGCTATGTTCTGCTATCTCCAGTTCTTTCCAGCTCCATATCACACAGATG GTTGGGGACCATATGCGTATTTTCAAATGCTTACAGAGTCACGTACGGCTGTTGAACAACCTGTTACTGCAAATTCTGCATGCACACAGACAAGAGATATGGAAATTGTGGATCAGCAAGCTCAAACGGCCACAGCAACCGAGGTCTCAGTTGTGCATGGCAATGGCACGGAAGCAGTATAA
- the LOC116264448 gene encoding lipid phosphate phosphatase 2-like isoform X2 yields the protein MREVHLGSHTIRSHGVRVARNHMHDWLILFLLIIIDVILNVIQPFYRFVGEDMMSDLKYPLKSNTVPFWAVPMIAILLPMGIFLLYYIYRKDVYDFHHAILGLLFSVLVTAVITDAIKDAAGRPRPDFFWRCFPDGIGVYDHLTRNVVCHGNKSVIREGHKSFPSGHTSWSFAGLGFLSLYLSGKIKAFDQSGHIAKLCIVFLPLLAAAFVGVSRVDDYWHHWQDVFAGGLLGFVVAMFCYLQFFPAPYHTDGWGPYAYFQMLTESRTAVEQPVTANSACTQTRDMEIVDQQAQTATATEVSVVHGNGTEAV from the exons ATGAGGGAGGTTCATCTGGGATCGCATACTATAAGATCTCATGGGGTTCGAGTGGCTAGAAACCATATGCATGACTGGCTTatactttttcttctcatcatAATCGATGTCATCTTGAATGTCATACAGCCATTTTATCGCTTTGTAGGGGAGGATATGATGTCTGACCTGAAATACCCACTGAAAAGCAACACGGTCCCATTTTGGGCTGTTCCA ATGATTGCAATTTTGTTGCCTATGGGGATCTTTCTTCTGTACTATATCTACCGGAAGGATGTTTATGATTTTCATCATGCTATTCTAG GCCTTCTGTTCTCAGTTCTAGTAACTGCAGTTATAACTGATGCAATCAAAGATGCAGCGGGCCGCCCTCGTCCAGACTTCTTCTGGCGTTGCTTCCCTGATGGAATCGGT GTCTATGATCATCTTACCAGGAATGTTGTTTGTCATGGCAATAAGAGTGTTATAAGAGAGGGACATAAAAGCTTTCCAAGTGGCCATACTTCAT GGTCCTTCGCAGGTCTTGGTTTCCTGTCGCTGTACTTATCTGGGAAAATTAAAGCATTTGATCAGAGTGGTCATATCGCAAAGCTATGCATAGTCTTCCTTCCCTTGCTGGCAGCTGCATTTGTTGGAGTTTCACGGGTAGATGATTATTGGCATCATTGGCAGGATGTGTTCGCTGGAGGACTTCTAG GCTTTGTAGTAGCTATGTTCTGCTATCTCCAGTTCTTTCCAGCTCCATATCACACAGATG GTTGGGGACCATATGCGTATTTTCAAATGCTTACAGAGTCACGTACGGCTGTTGAACAACCTGTTACTGCAAATTCTGCATGCACACAGACAAGAGATATGGAAATTGTGGATCAGCAAGCTCAAACGGCCACAGCAACCGAGGTCTCAGTTGTGCATGGCAATGGCACGGAAGCAGTATAA
- the LOC116264448 gene encoding lipid phosphate phosphatase 2-like isoform X3: protein MMSDLKYPLKSNTVPFWAVPMIAILLPMGIFLLYYIYRKDVYDFHHAILGLLFSVLVTAVITDAIKDAAGRPRPDFFWRCFPDGIGVYDHLTRNVVCHGNKSVIREGHKSFPSGHTSWSFAGLGFLSLYLSGKIKAFDQSGHIAKLCIVFLPLLAAAFVGVSRVDDYWHHWQDVFAGGLLGFVVAMFCYLQFFPAPYHTDGWGPYAYFQMLTESRTAVEQPVTANSACTQTRDMEIVDQQAQTATATEVSVVHGNGTEAV, encoded by the exons ATGATGTCTGACCTGAAATACCCACTGAAAAGCAACACGGTCCCATTTTGGGCTGTTCCA ATGATTGCAATTTTGTTGCCTATGGGGATCTTTCTTCTGTACTATATCTACCGGAAGGATGTTTATGATTTTCATCATGCTATTCTAG GCCTTCTGTTCTCAGTTCTAGTAACTGCAGTTATAACTGATGCAATCAAAGATGCAGCGGGCCGCCCTCGTCCAGACTTCTTCTGGCGTTGCTTCCCTGATGGAATCGGT GTCTATGATCATCTTACCAGGAATGTTGTTTGTCATGGCAATAAGAGTGTTATAAGAGAGGGACATAAAAGCTTTCCAAGTGGCCATACTTCAT GGTCCTTCGCAGGTCTTGGTTTCCTGTCGCTGTACTTATCTGGGAAAATTAAAGCATTTGATCAGAGTGGTCATATCGCAAAGCTATGCATAGTCTTCCTTCCCTTGCTGGCAGCTGCATTTGTTGGAGTTTCACGGGTAGATGATTATTGGCATCATTGGCAGGATGTGTTCGCTGGAGGACTTCTAG GCTTTGTAGTAGCTATGTTCTGCTATCTCCAGTTCTTTCCAGCTCCATATCACACAGATG GTTGGGGACCATATGCGTATTTTCAAATGCTTACAGAGTCACGTACGGCTGTTGAACAACCTGTTACTGCAAATTCTGCATGCACACAGACAAGAGATATGGAAATTGTGGATCAGCAAGCTCAAACGGCCACAGCAACCGAGGTCTCAGTTGTGCATGGCAATGGCACGGAAGCAGTATAA